GTCGGGGTGGACGCCTTCGCCGTTCTCCGGGGTTGTCAGCGGCTGGCGGCGGGCTGGGCCGGCGCGGTGGCCGCCGCCTCCGCCGCTGCCGGGACGGGCGGCGTCAGGACGCTGGCCGGCTCTTTCACCAGCGCGCCCCGGCGGCGCAGCGCGTCGGCCCGACGTTCCCGGGCCGGCCCGGACAGCAGGTGCGCGACCGCCGTCACCCCGCCGATCGCGGCGCAGCCCAGCCAGAGCGCGGCGTTGCCGACCTCCTGCCGGACGAAGCCGCCGAGGATCGGCGCGGTGGCCCCGGCGACCTGCCAGGAGAGCGAGAAGACCCCCTGGTAGCGGCCGCGCAGCTCGGCCGGGGAGAGCTCGGCGATGAGCGTCGAGTTGGACGGGGAGTTGAGCATCTCGCCCATGGTCCAGATCAGCACGGTGAGCCCGTAGAACCAGGCCGCTCCGGCGAACGCGGTCAGACCGAAGCCGACGCCCATCACGAGCGCGGCGAGCGCCAGCACGTGTGACCGGCTGCGGCCCCGGATCAGCCGGGGGACGAAGAGCTGCCCGGCCACGATCAGCACGCCGTTGAGCGCGATCACCGACCCGTACGTGGTGGTGGAGAGGCCGTCCTCGCCCATGGCGATCGGCAGCATCGAGATGTGCTGCAGGAAGACCAGCGCGCTGAACAGGTTGAGCGCCACGAAGCCGAGGAAGACCCGGTCGGCGAGGATGGCGCGCAGGGCGCTGTGGGGCACGCCCGCGTCGGCGGTGGCCGGGGTCGGCGCGGTCGGCCGTCGGGTCTCCCGGACCTTGACGAAGATGATCAGCGCGGTGGTCAGCGTGGTGGCCGCGTCCACCACGAAGAGCAGCAGGTAGCCGACCTCGGCGGCCAGCCCGGCCAGCAGGGCCGCGCAGGCGAACCCCAGGTTGATCGCCCAGTAGTTCAGCGAGAAGGCGCGCAGCCGGTCCCGTTCCGGCACGACGTCGATCATCATCGCGCCGAACGCCGGCCGGGCGGCCTCGGCGAACAGGCCGAGCAGCAGCGCGCCGGCGGCGATCGCCCACAGCTCCCGCGCGAAGCCCAGGGTGAGCATCATGACGGCCGCGCCGACGTGCGCGGTGAGCAGCGTCGGGCGGCGGCCCCAGCGGTCGGTGAGCACCCCGCCGACGGTGGTGCCGACCGCGCCGCCGACGCCCCAGCCGCCGAGCACCAGGCCGGCCTGGAGCTCGGAGAAGCCGCGTTCCCTGGTCAGGTAGATGGCGAGGAAGACCAGCACGAACGAGCCGAGCCGGTTGATCAGGGTGCCGGTCCAGAGGTACCAGAAGGTGACCGGCAGGCCACCGGCTGTCTCCCGTAACCAACCCCGCATGCTCCGCACCGCGCGCCCCCGTTTCGTAATGACTGGTCGATCTTTCGCCGCTTACAACCTAGTGGCGCGCTCCTGACCAGGTCATCCGCTTTTCCACGTGGTGGTCGTCACCACCACCCGGCGCGTGTCCGGTCCGCCGTTGCGGCAGGATGATCCCCATGACTGCGAGCGAAGGGCCCACCGTCGGGACGCTGGTCCTGCTGCGGCACGGCGAGAGCGACTGGAACGCCAAGAACCTCTTCACCGGCTGGGTCGACGTCGACCTGACCGCCAAGGGCGAGGCCGAGGCACGCCGTGGCGGTGAGCTGCTGCGTGAGCACGACCTGCTGCCGGACGTGGTGCACACCAGCCTGCTGCGCCGGGCGATCCGCACCTCCGAGCTGGCGCTGCACGCCGCCGACCGGCACTGGATCGCGGCGCGTCGGTCGTGGCGGCTCAACGAGCGCCACTACGGCGCCCTGCAGGGCAAGGACAAGAAGCAGACCCTGAACGAGTACGGCGAGGAGCAGTTCATGCTCTGGCGCCGCTCGTACGACACCCCGCCGCCGCCGATCGCCGACGACGACGAGTGGTCGCAGGTCGGCGA
The sequence above is a segment of the Micromonospora sp. WMMD882 genome. Coding sequences within it:
- a CDS encoding MFS transporter; translated protein: MRSMRGWLRETAGGLPVTFWYLWTGTLINRLGSFVLVFLAIYLTRERGFSELQAGLVLGGWGVGGAVGTTVGGVLTDRWGRRPTLLTAHVGAAVMMLTLGFARELWAIAAGALLLGLFAEAARPAFGAMMIDVVPERDRLRAFSLNYWAINLGFACAALLAGLAAEVGYLLLFVVDAATTLTTALIIFVKVRETRRPTAPTPATADAGVPHSALRAILADRVFLGFVALNLFSALVFLQHISMLPIAMGEDGLSTTTYGSVIALNGVLIVAGQLFVPRLIRGRSRSHVLALAALVMGVGFGLTAFAGAAWFYGLTVLIWTMGEMLNSPSNSTLIAELSPAELRGRYQGVFSLSWQVAGATAPILGGFVRQEVGNAALWLGCAAIGGVTAVAHLLSGPARERRADALRRRGALVKEPASVLTPPVPAAAEAAATAPAQPAASR
- a CDS encoding phosphoglyceromutase, with the translated sequence MTASEGPTVGTLVLLRHGESDWNAKNLFTGWVDVDLTAKGEAEARRGGELLREHDLLPDVVHTSLLRRAIRTSELALHAADRHWIAARRSWRLNERHYGALQGKDKKQTLNEYGEEQFMLWRRSYDTPPPPIADDDEWSQVGDPRYALLPTELMPRTECLKDVVERMLPYWYDSIVPDVLAGRTVLVAAHGNSLRALVKHLDQISDAEIAKLNIPTGIPLRYDLDPQLRPLTLGGTYLDPNAARDAAAAVANQGR